From a region of the Apis cerana isolate GH-2021 linkage group LG13, AcerK_1.0, whole genome shotgun sequence genome:
- the LOC108003993 gene encoding probable cytochrome P450 6a17, protein MLHYFQILTAFVAVFLALYYYFISRFDFWKNHGVIGPKPIPLFGNAKDVLLRKIGIGTFITELYQKYENERMFGIFIGKLPNLVLRDLDLIKDVLIKDFSIFDNRGLNVLERADPFSVNIFTINAKRWRPLRARLSPVFTSGKLKEMFPLILECAEHLEQCLEDIVKKGEPVDFYEISERYTIDVIGSCAFGINMNALSDESSEFRKMGKSIFDQNIIKFMRNFLRDFFPRFYNLLGFVLPYAKSIVFMTKLIKETIKYREDNNVTRLDFVNSLMDLKKHPEKLKNIEITDTFLAAQASIFFAAGFETSTAAMAHFLYEMALNPSMQDKLRKELKEFHVKNNGNLKYEDIKEMKYFDKVFKETLRKYPPGMILRRECNTNYTFRGTKVTIPVGTVVIIPLYGIQIDPKFYENPDVFDPERFNDDAVAARHPMSYMPFGDGPRNCIGARFAVYQTKLGLIKMLQDFRVDICERTMIPYVKKTNSLMFTPKDGIFLKIEKIID, encoded by the exons ttatattattacttcatATCGAGGTttgatttttggaaaaatcacGGCGTGATTGGACCCAAACCTATACCACTTTTTGGAAACGCCAAAGATGTTCTGctaagaaaaattggaattggcACCTTTATAACGGAACTCTATCAGAAATACGAGAACGAGCGAATGTTTGGGATATTCATCGGCAAATTGCCCAATCTCGTTTTGCGCGATCTTGATCTTATCAAggatgttttaattaaagatttctcTATATTTGATAATCGAGGATTAAATGTTCTCGAACGa GCCGACCctttttctgtaaatatattcACTATAAATGCTAAAAGATGGCGACCATTAAGAGCGAGATTGTCACCTGTGTTTACTTCTggtaaattgaaagaaatgttCCCCTTGATATTGGAATGCGCCGAACATTTGGAGCAATGTTTAGAGGATATTGTGAAAAAAGGAGAGCCTgtggatttttatgaaatatcagAGAGATACACCATAGATGTTATTGGAAGTTGCGCTTTTGGAATCAACATGAACGCGTTGTCAGACGAGTCTAGTGAATTCCGCAAAATGGGAAAAAGTATCtttgatcaaaatataatcaagtttatgagaaattttcttcgagattTCTTTCCACGATTCTATAATTTACTTGGCTTCGTATTACCGTACGCGAAATCAATTGTATTCATGACCAAGCTAATCAAGGAGACGATCAAATATAGGGAAGACAATAATGTCACGAGATTAGATTTTGTAAATTCGTTGATGGATTTGAAGAAGCATccggaaaaattaaagaatattg aaataaCGGACACTTTCCTTGCCGCGCAAGCTTCCATTTTCTTCGCGGCTGGGTTTGAAACGTCAACAGCGGCAATGGCACATTTTCTTTATGAAATGGCTCTGAATCCTAGCATGCAAGATAAACTAcgaaaagaattgaaagaattcCACGTCAAAAATAATGGGAATCTGAAATACGAGGATatcaaagaaatgaaatatttcgacaAAGTATTTAaag aaacACTTAGAAAATATCCACCAGGAATGATTCTAAGGCGAGAATGCAACACTAATTATACCTTTCGTGGTACAAAAGTAACGATACCTGTTGGAACTGTTGTAATTATTCCTTTGTATGGAATTCAAATAGATCCAAAATTCTACGAAAATCCAGATGTGTTTGATCCCGAAAGATTTAACGACGATGCAGTAGCTGCAAGGCATCCAATGAGCTATATGCCATTTGGCGATGGACCAAGGAATTGCAttg GAGCACGGTTTGCAGTTTATCAAACAAAACTTGGATTGATAAAAATGCTGCAAGATTTCAGAGTAGACATTTGCGAAAGGACGATGATTCCTTATGTAAAAAAGACAAATTCACTTATGTTCACACCTAAAGATGGAATTTTCttgaagatagaaaaaataattgattaa